A region from the Peromyscus leucopus breed LL Stock chromosome 9, UCI_PerLeu_2.1, whole genome shotgun sequence genome encodes:
- the LOC114682254 gene encoding olfactory receptor 7E24-like, whose product MLVPLLTTFLVSSRRCSRNKNMRNSTCVPEFHFIQLSEDPDVQTVLLGLLLSMYILALFGNLLIILTVSSDSHLHTPMYFFLSNLSIVDICFISVTVPRVIVDIQSHCQVISYVGCLTQMSLFIIFACMDSMLLSVMAYDRFVAICHPLYYQVIMNPTRCGVLLLGSFLLIFADLQYHYVAIFNSSKCVDFIEIYNFFCDPSEVLKLAHFDTVTNTIVKFSIGTVFGLIPISGIVFSYFKILSSIIRSPSSSGKHKTFSTCGSHLSVVCLFYGTGVGVYFSSSWSHNPRSNAVASVMYTVVTPMLNPFIYSLRNKDIKLP is encoded by the coding sequence ATGCTGGTACCATTGTTAACAACATTTTTGGTTTCCTCCAGAAGAtgttcaagaaataaaaacatgagaaacTCAACATGTGTACCAGAATTCCATTTCATTCAACTCTCTGAGGATCCAGACGTCCAGACTGTCCTCTTAGGCCTTTTGTTGTCTATGTATATCTTGGCCCTGTTTGGAAACCTGCTCATCATCCTGACAGTAAGCTCTGactcccatctccacacacccatgtacttcttcctctccaaccTGTCCATAGTTGATATTTGTTTTATCTCTGTCACAGTTCCAAGGGTGATTGTGGACATCCAAAGTCACTGCCAAGTCATCTCCTATGTGGGCTGCCTGACACAGATGTCACTGTTCATAATATTTGCATGTATGGATAGCATGCTTCTGTCTGTGATGGCATATGACCGGTTTGTGGCCATCTGCCATCCCCTGTACTACCAGGTCATTATGAATCCCACTCGCTGTGGGGTGTTGCTTCTAGGGTCTTTTCTCCTTATCTTTGCAGATTTGCAGTATCACTATGTGGCAATATTCAATTCTTCCAAATGTGTGGATTTTATTGAAATTTACAACTTCTTCTGTGACCCTTCTGAAGTCCTTAAACTTGCCCATTTTGATACTGTCACCAATACCATAGTCAAATTCAGTATAGGCACTGTCTTTGGGTTAATTCCTATTTCAGGAATTGTTTTCtcttactttaaaatactttccTCCATCATAAGATCACCATCATCAAGTGGGAAGCACAAAaccttctccacctgtgggtctcaTTTGTCCGTTGTTTGCCTGTTTTATGGAACCGGAGTAGGAGTGTACTTCAGCTCCTCTTGGTCACATAATCCAAGAAGCAATGCAGTGGCCTCAGTGATGTACACTGTGGTCACACCTATGTTGAATCCCTTCATCTACAGCCTGCGGAACAAGGACATTAAACTGCCTTAA
- the LOC114682255 gene encoding LOW QUALITY PROTEIN: MOB-like protein phocein (The sequence of the model RefSeq protein was modified relative to this genomic sequence to represent the inferred CDS: substituted 1 base at 1 genomic stop codon), protein MVMVEGTAMLRRNRPGTKAQDFYNWPDESFDEMDSTLAVQQYIQQNIRADCSNIDKILEPPEGQDEGVWKYKHLRQFCLELNGLAVKLQSECHPDTCTQMTATEQWIFLCAVHKTPXEYPAIDYTRHTLDGAACLLNSNKYFPSRVSIKESSVAKLGSVCRRIYRIFSHAYFHHRQIFDEYENETFLCHRFTKFVKKYNLMSKDNLIVPILEEEVQNSVSGESEA, encoded by the coding sequence ATGGTCATGGTAGAGGGGACAGCAATGCTTAGGCGGAACAGGCCAGGCACGAAGGCGCAGGATTTCTATAATTGGCCTGATGAATCATTTGATGAAATGGACAGTACACTTGCTGTTCAACAGTATATTCAGCAGAATATAAGGGCAGACTGCTCCAATATTGACAAAATTCTTGAACCACCTGAAGGCCAAGATGAAGGTGTATGGAAGTATAAACATTTAAGGCAATTCTGTCTTGAACTAAATGGACTTGCTGTCAAACTTCAGAGTGAATGCCATCCAGATACCTGTACTCAAATGACAGCAACTGAACAGTGGATTTTTCTTTGTGCAGTTCATAAAACTCCATAAGAGTATCCTGCTATAGATTACACAAGACACACGCTTGATGGTGCTGCATGTCTTCTGAATAGCAATAAATATTTTCCCAGCAGGGTTAGCATAAAAGAATCATCTGTAGCAAAACTAGGGTCAGTGTGCCGTAGGATTTATAGAATATTTTCACATGCCTATTTTCATCACCGGCAGatatttgatgaatatgaaaatgaaacatttttatgtcATCGGTTTACTAAATTTGTGAAGAAATATAATTTGATGTCAAAGGATAACCTGATTGTACCAATTTTAGAAGAGGAAGTTCAGAATTCAGTTTCTGGAGAAAGTGAAGCATGA
- the LOC114682251 gene encoding olfactory receptor 7E24-like yields the protein MQNSTCVPEFHFIQLSGDPDIQTVLFGLFLFMYILALFGNLLIILTVSSDSHLHTPMYFFLSNLSIVDICFISVTVPRVIVDIQSHCQVISYVGCLTQMSLFIIFACMDSMLLSVMAYDRFVAICHPLYYQVIMNPSRCGVLLLGSFLFSLVELQLHYVAIFIFSKCEDFTESSNFFCDPSEVLKLAHFDTVTNVIVRFSIGTLFGLIPISGIIFSYFKIVSSIIRSPSSSGKHKTFSTCGSHLSIVCLFYGTGLGVYFSSSPSHSPGSNVVASVMYTVVTPMLNPFIYSLRNKDIKTALRKILSRAF from the coding sequence CAACTCTCTGGGGATCCAGACATCCAGACTGTCCTCTTTGGACTATTTTTGTTCATGTATATCTTGGCCCTGTTTGGAAACCTGCTCATCATCCTGACAGTAAGCTCTGactcccatctccacacacccatgtacttcttcctctccaaccTGTCCATAGTTGATATTTGTTTTATCTCTGTCACAGTTCCAAGGGTGATTGTGGACATCCAAAGTCACTGCCAAGTCATCTCCTATGTGGGCTGCCTGACTCAGATGTCACTGTTCATAATATTTGCATGTATGGATAGCATGCTTCTGTCTGTGATGGCATATGACCGGTTTGTGGCCATCTGCCACCCCCTATATTACCAGGTCATTATGAATCCCAGTCGCTGTGGAGTCTTACTTCTAGGGTCTTTTCTCTTTAGCCTTGTGGAATTACAGTTGCACTATGTAGCAATATTCATTTTTTCCAAATGTGAGGATTTTACTGAAAGTTCCAACTTTTTCTGTGACCCTTCTGAAGTCCTTAAACTTGCCCATTTTGATACTGTCACCAATGTCATAGTCAGATTCAGTATAGGCACTCTCTTTGGGTTAATTCCTATTTCAGGAataattttttcttactttaaaatagtttccTCCATCATAAGATCACCATCATCAAGTGGGAAGCACAAAaccttctccacctgtgggtctcaTTTGTCCATTGTTTGCCTGTTTTATGGAACAGGACTAGGAGTGTACTTCAGCTCCTCTCCATCACATAGTCCAGGAAGCAATGTGGTGGCCTCAGTGATGTACACTGTGGTCACACCTATGTTGAATCCCTTCATCTACAGCCTGCGGAACAAGGACATTAAAACTGCCTTAAGGAAGATTCTTAGCAGAGCATTTTAA